In one Molothrus ater isolate BHLD 08-10-18 breed brown headed cowbird chromosome 6, BPBGC_Mater_1.1, whole genome shotgun sequence genomic region, the following are encoded:
- the SOCS4 gene encoding suppressor of cytokine signaling 4 yields the protein MAENKDSSAKNADVRPKSSRSRSADRKDGYVWSGKKLSWSKKSEHCPDAEPANAAGRSGTNLRSQERKYSCSSIELDLDRSCGHRFLGRSLKQKLQDAVGQCFPIKNCSSRHASGLPSKRKIHISELMLDKCPFPPRSELAFRWHLIKRHTAPISPKAEEWIIADLSQHEEREDQLRDEEIANGGMDSPSQSCDFTDSSSSRGDPRPELVTGKVARSSRDESDMDSDDEVITLCTSSRKRNKPKWETDDELLRMETPPKYHTQIDYVHCLVPDLLQINNNPCYWGVMDKYAAEALLEGKPEGTFLLRDSAQEDYLFSVSFRRYSRSLHARIEQWNHNFSFDAHDPCVFHSPDITGLLEHYKDPSSCMFFEPLLSTPLNRTFPFSLQHICRTVICNCTTYDGIDALPIPPSVKLYLKEYHYKSKVRVLRIDVPEQQS from the coding sequence ATGGCAGAGAACAAGGACAGCAGCGCGAAAAACGCAGACGTGAGGCCCAAAAGCAGCCGGAGCAGGAGTGCAGACAGAAAGGATGGATATGTCTGGAGTGGGAAGAAGCTCTCCTGGTCCAAGAAAAGTGAGCATTGTCCTGATGCCGAACCAGCAAATGCTGCAGGAAGGTCGGGGACTAATTTAAGGAGCCAAGAGAGGAAATACAGCTGCTCGTCCATCGAGCTGGATCTAGACAGGTCCTGTGGCCACAGGTTTTTGGGGCGGTCTCtgaagcagaagctgcaggaTGCTGTGGGTCAGTGCTTTCCCATAAAGAACTGCAGCAGCCGGCACGCCTCCGGACTGCCATCCAAAAGGAAGATCCATATCAGCGAGCTGATGCTGGATAAGTGTCCTTTCCCTCCACGCTCAGAGCTGGCTTTCCGCTGGCACCTGATCAAAAGGCACACGGCCCCTATAAGTCCAAAGGCAGAAGAATGGATAATTGCTGATTTATCCCAGCACGAGGAAAGGGAGGATCAGCTGCGAGACGAGGAGATTGCCAATGGGGGGATGGACTCTCCCTCCCAGTCCTGTGACTTCactgacagcagctcctctcgGGGTGACCCGAGGCCCGAGCTGGTGACAGGTAAGGTGGCGAGGAGCAGTAGAGATGAGAGTGACATGGACTCCGACGATGAGGTCATAACCCTGTGCACAAGCTCTCGGAAACGAAACAAGCCCAAGTGGGAAACGGATGACGAGCTGCTACGGATGGAAACGCCCCCAAAATACCACACCCAGATTGATTATGTCCACTGCCTAGTGCCAGACCTCCTCCAGATCAATAACAACCCCTGCTACTGGGGAGTCATGGATAAATATGCAGCTGAGGCGCTGCTGGAAGGGAAGCCAGAGGGAACATTCCTGTTGCGAGACTCTGCCCAGGAGGACTATTTGTTCTCCGTGAGCTTCCGCCGCTACAGTCGCTCCCTCCACGCCCGGATAGAGCAGTGGAATCACAACTTCAGCTTTGATGCTCATGATCCCTGTGTCTTCCATTCTCCTGACATCACGGGACTCCTAGAACACTACAAAGATCCAAGCTCCTGTATGTTCTTTGAACCACTTTTATCCACTCCCCTGAACAGgacctttcccttctctctccagCATATATGTAGAACGGTCATTTGCAACTGTACAACTTATGATGGTATCGATGCACTTCCCATTCCTCCCTCGGTGAAGCTGTATCTCAAGGAATATCATTATAAGTCAAAAGTTAGAGTGCTCAGGATTGATGTGCCAGAGCAGCAAagctag